In Carya illinoinensis cultivar Pawnee chromosome 10, C.illinoinensisPawnee_v1, whole genome shotgun sequence, one DNA window encodes the following:
- the LOC122279115 gene encoding ABC transporter B family member 29, chloroplastic isoform X2, with the protein MSRIVLRSPPYPPPLTVFLNPIPYVFRQPSSTQLYLFPRKPSLKPLYSLNLPSHLPSLNPTSSNKPLPLSRTLRSLQPYLLSQCTPILAGWLCSLFSVLSLSMLVPKVGKLSSVLTYVDALRLRNEGFFLGALVLVRFVASYWQQAFLWNAALSAAYRLRVHVFDRVLEKDLAFFEHGGAVSAGDIAYRITAEVADIADTVYVILNTIVPSTLQLSAMAAQMLMISPALSIISAVVIPCMALLVAHLGEKLRTISNEAHMSIAALSAYLNEVLPAILFVKANNSGPWESARFQRLAHTNLSDQLRKKKMKAFIPQITQIIYFGALFVFCAGSLMVSSGSFNGGSMVSFITSLVFLVEPIQGVGKAYNELKQGEPAIERLLDLTRVNSKVIEKTDAIDLDCIEGEVKFCDISFGYGDDVPLVLNGVNLHIKAGETIALVGPSGGGKTTLIKLLLRLYDPLSGGILIDNHNIQDIRLDSLRRHVSLVSQDITMFSGTVAENIGYRDLMSSIDMERVEHAAQTANADEFIRKLPEGYKTNIGPRGSILSGGQKQRLALARALYQNPSILILDEATSALDSRSELLVRQAVERMMQNRTEQ; encoded by the exons ATGTCCAGAATCGTTCTTCGAAGCCCTCCATATCCGCCACCACTTACAGTATTCCTCAATCCAATACCCTACGTATTCCGTCAACCTTCCTCAACTCAACTATATCTTTTTCCCAGAAAGCCCTCCCTCAAACCTCTTTATTCCCTCAACCTCCCTTCCCACCTTCCCTCCTTAAACCCCACCTCCTCTAATAAACCTCTCCCGCTCTCCCGCACCCTCCGTTCCCTCCAACCCTACCTCCTCTCCCAATGCACGCCCATCCTTGCCGGCTGGCTCTGCAGCCTCTTCTCCGTCCTATCCCTCTCCATGCTCGTCCCCAAGGTCGGAAAGCTCTCCTCCGTCCTTACCTACGTCGACGCCCTTAGGTTGAGGAACGAGGGTTTCTTCTTAGGGGCTCTGGTCTTGGTCCGCTTTGTCGCTAGCTACTGGCAGCAAGCGTTCCTGTGGAACGCCGCCCTGAGCGCAGCATATCGACTTAGGGTCCACGTCTTCGATAGGGTTCTGGAGAAAGACCTGGCATTTTTCGAACATGGCGGCGCCGTTTCCGCCGGGGATATCGCATATCGGATCACCGCTGAGGTTGCCGATATCGCCGATACCGTCTACGTTATTCTCAAT ACCATTGTACCCAGTACCCTGCAATTATCAGCGATGGCGGCGCAGATGTTAATGATCAGCCCAGCCCTTTCAATCATTTCGGCAGTG GTGATTCCATGTATGGCTCTTCTCGTTGCCCATCTTGGCGAGAAGCTTAGAACGATATCTAATGAGGCACATATGAGTATTGCTGCCCTCTCAGCCTATTTAAATGAG GTCCTACCAGCTATTCTATTTGTGAAAGCAAACAACTCAGGGCCGTGGGAAAGTGCCAGGTTTCAAAGGCTTGCTCATACCAACTTATCTGatcaattgagaaagaagaaaatgaaggcGTTCATTCCTCAGATAACACAGATTATATATTTTGGAgcattgtttgttttttgtGCTGGTTCACTGATGGTTTCAAGTGGTTCTTTCAATGGCGGTAGCATGGTTTCATTCATTACCTCTTTGGTTTTTTTAGTTGAGCCAATTCAG GGTGTGGGGAAAGCATACAATGAGTTGAAGCAAGGAGAACCTGCTATTGAACGCCTGCTTGATTTGACCAGGGTCAACTCTAAG GTGATCGAGAAAACAGATGCCATTGATTTGGACTGTATAGAAGGGGAGGTGAAATTTTGTGATATCTCATTTGGATATGGGGATGATGTGCCCTTAGTTTTGAATGGAGTGAACCTCCATATTAAAGCTGGAGAGACAATTGCTCTTGTTGGGCCTTCTGGAGGAGGAAAGACTACCCTTATAAAATTGCTTCTTCGGCTTTATGATCCTTTATCTG GTGGTATACTTATTGATAACCATAACATCCAAGACATCCGGTTGGATAGTTTGAGGAGACATGTCAGTCTGGTTTCTCAGGATATA ACAATGTTTTCAGGGACGGTGGCTGAGAACATTGGGTATAGGGATCTGATGTCAAGCATTGACATGGAGAGGGTTGAGCATGCAGCACAAACTGCTAATGCTGATGAATTTATCAGAAAACTTCCAGAAGGTTACAAAACTAACATTGGACCAAGGGGCTCAATTTTGAGTGGAGGCCAAAAGCAAAG ACTAGCTCTTGCAAGGGCACTCTATCAAAATCCCTCCATACTGATATTGGATGAGGCAACTTCTGCTCTAGATAGTAGGTCTGAGTTATTGGTGAGACAAGCTGTGGAGCGCATGATGCAAAATCGTACG GAGCAATAA
- the LOC122279115 gene encoding ABC transporter B family member 29, chloroplastic isoform X1 — MSRIVLRSPPYPPPLTVFLNPIPYVFRQPSSTQLYLFPRKPSLKPLYSLNLPSHLPSLNPTSSNKPLPLSRTLRSLQPYLLSQCTPILAGWLCSLFSVLSLSMLVPKVGKLSSVLTYVDALRLRNEGFFLGALVLVRFVASYWQQAFLWNAALSAAYRLRVHVFDRVLEKDLAFFEHGGAVSAGDIAYRITAEVADIADTVYVILNTIVPSTLQLSAMAAQMLMISPALSIISAVVIPCMALLVAHLGEKLRTISNEAHMSIAALSAYLNEVLPAILFVKANNSGPWESARFQRLAHTNLSDQLRKKKMKAFIPQITQIIYFGALFVFCAGSLMVSSGSFNGGSMVSFITSLVFLVEPIQGVGKAYNELKQGEPAIERLLDLTRVNSKVIEKTDAIDLDCIEGEVKFCDISFGYGDDVPLVLNGVNLHIKAGETIALVGPSGGGKTTLIKLLLRLYDPLSGGILIDNHNIQDIRLDSLRRHVSLVSQDITMFSGTVAENIGYRDLMSSIDMERVEHAAQTANADEFIRKLPEGYKTNIGPRGSILSGGQKQRLALARALYQNPSILILDEATSALDSRSELLVRQAVERMMQNRTVLVIAHRLETVLMAKRIFLLNDGKLDELSRWTLVDRHHDLAESTGLVI; from the exons ATGTCCAGAATCGTTCTTCGAAGCCCTCCATATCCGCCACCACTTACAGTATTCCTCAATCCAATACCCTACGTATTCCGTCAACCTTCCTCAACTCAACTATATCTTTTTCCCAGAAAGCCCTCCCTCAAACCTCTTTATTCCCTCAACCTCCCTTCCCACCTTCCCTCCTTAAACCCCACCTCCTCTAATAAACCTCTCCCGCTCTCCCGCACCCTCCGTTCCCTCCAACCCTACCTCCTCTCCCAATGCACGCCCATCCTTGCCGGCTGGCTCTGCAGCCTCTTCTCCGTCCTATCCCTCTCCATGCTCGTCCCCAAGGTCGGAAAGCTCTCCTCCGTCCTTACCTACGTCGACGCCCTTAGGTTGAGGAACGAGGGTTTCTTCTTAGGGGCTCTGGTCTTGGTCCGCTTTGTCGCTAGCTACTGGCAGCAAGCGTTCCTGTGGAACGCCGCCCTGAGCGCAGCATATCGACTTAGGGTCCACGTCTTCGATAGGGTTCTGGAGAAAGACCTGGCATTTTTCGAACATGGCGGCGCCGTTTCCGCCGGGGATATCGCATATCGGATCACCGCTGAGGTTGCCGATATCGCCGATACCGTCTACGTTATTCTCAAT ACCATTGTACCCAGTACCCTGCAATTATCAGCGATGGCGGCGCAGATGTTAATGATCAGCCCAGCCCTTTCAATCATTTCGGCAGTG GTGATTCCATGTATGGCTCTTCTCGTTGCCCATCTTGGCGAGAAGCTTAGAACGATATCTAATGAGGCACATATGAGTATTGCTGCCCTCTCAGCCTATTTAAATGAG GTCCTACCAGCTATTCTATTTGTGAAAGCAAACAACTCAGGGCCGTGGGAAAGTGCCAGGTTTCAAAGGCTTGCTCATACCAACTTATCTGatcaattgagaaagaagaaaatgaaggcGTTCATTCCTCAGATAACACAGATTATATATTTTGGAgcattgtttgttttttgtGCTGGTTCACTGATGGTTTCAAGTGGTTCTTTCAATGGCGGTAGCATGGTTTCATTCATTACCTCTTTGGTTTTTTTAGTTGAGCCAATTCAG GGTGTGGGGAAAGCATACAATGAGTTGAAGCAAGGAGAACCTGCTATTGAACGCCTGCTTGATTTGACCAGGGTCAACTCTAAG GTGATCGAGAAAACAGATGCCATTGATTTGGACTGTATAGAAGGGGAGGTGAAATTTTGTGATATCTCATTTGGATATGGGGATGATGTGCCCTTAGTTTTGAATGGAGTGAACCTCCATATTAAAGCTGGAGAGACAATTGCTCTTGTTGGGCCTTCTGGAGGAGGAAAGACTACCCTTATAAAATTGCTTCTTCGGCTTTATGATCCTTTATCTG GTGGTATACTTATTGATAACCATAACATCCAAGACATCCGGTTGGATAGTTTGAGGAGACATGTCAGTCTGGTTTCTCAGGATATA ACAATGTTTTCAGGGACGGTGGCTGAGAACATTGGGTATAGGGATCTGATGTCAAGCATTGACATGGAGAGGGTTGAGCATGCAGCACAAACTGCTAATGCTGATGAATTTATCAGAAAACTTCCAGAAGGTTACAAAACTAACATTGGACCAAGGGGCTCAATTTTGAGTGGAGGCCAAAAGCAAAG ACTAGCTCTTGCAAGGGCACTCTATCAAAATCCCTCCATACTGATATTGGATGAGGCAACTTCTGCTCTAGATAGTAGGTCTGAGTTATTGGTGAGACAAGCTGTGGAGCGCATGATGCAAAATCGTACG gTACTCGTCATTGCTCATCGGTTGGAAACAGTTTTGATGGCTAAACGAATATTCCTTTTGAATGATGGGAAGCTAGATGAGCTAAGTCGCTGGACTCTTGTGGATAGACACCACGACTTGGCAGAATCAACTGGACTTGTGATTTGA
- the LOC122279116 gene encoding signal recognition particle 54 kDa protein, chloroplastic, with amino-acid sequence MEAVHFSTVASSHFSAVSHSFSTNTRSWSLGGSTTDARKTSRFRSTWTGSNNSTSISSRNLFTREVWGWVNSKSLTLGTGLHGVIVRAEMFGQLTGGLEAAWNKLKGEEVLTEENIVEPMRDIRRALLEADVSLLVARRFVKAVSEQAVGVGLIRGVKPDQQLVKIVHDELVKLMGGEVSELVFAKSGPTVILLAGLQGVGKTTVCAKLAYYLKKQGKSCMLVAGDVYRPAAIDQLVILGEQVDVPVFTSGTDVKPSDIAKQGLEEAIKKKIDVVIVDTAGRLQIDKAMMDELKEVKRALNPTEVLLVVDAMTGQEAAALVTTFNLEIGITGAILSKLDGDSRGGAALSVKEVSGKPIKLVGRGERMEDLEPFYPDRMAGRILGMGDVLSFVEKAQEVMRQEDAEELQKKIMSAKFDFNDFLKQTRAVARMGSMTRVIGMIPGMGKVTPAQIREAEKSLKIMEAMIEAMTPEEREKPELLAESPARRKRVAQDSGKTEQQVSQLVAQLFQMRVRMKNLMGVMEGGSIPALSNLEEALKADQKAPPGTARRKRRPGSRRQLVDSASTRPSPSGFEAGN; translated from the exons ATGGAGGCTGTGCATTTCTCGACCGTTGCTTCCAGCCACTTCTCTGCAGTCTCTCACTCCTTCTCGACGAACACAAGAAGCTGGAGCCTCGGCGGTTCGACCACCGACGCTAGGAAAACGAGTCGGTTTCGCTCGACTTGGACCGGTTCAAACAATTCCACCTCGATCTCTTCCAGGAACTTGTTTACT AGAGAAGTTTGGGGTTGGGTGAACTCCAAGAGTCTTACTCTGGGAACAGGCCTGCACGGTGTTATTGTGAGAGCTGAGATGTTTGGGCAGCTCACGGGCGGTCTTGAGGCGGCCTGGAATAAGCTCAAAGGAGAAG AGGTCTTGACCGAGGAGAATATAGTGGAGCCAATGCGAGATATTAGAAGAGCTCTTTTGGAAGCAGAT GTAAGTCTTCTTGTTGCACGACGGTTTGTGAAAGCTGTCAGTGAGCAAGCTGTTGGTGTTGGGCTGATTCGAGGTGTGAAACCGGATCAGCAGCTGGTTAAG ATTGTTCATGATGAGCTCGTGAAATTGATGGGTGGGGAGGTATCTGAATTAGTTTTTGCAAAATCTGGTCCCACTGTAATTTTATTAGCAGGTCTACAGGGAGTTGGAAAAACAACTGTTTGTGCAAAACTGGCCTATTATCTGAAGAAACAG GGGAAGAGTTGCATGCTGGTTGCTGGAGATGTGTACAGACCAGCTGCTATTGACCAACTTGTTATTTTGGGTGAACAG GTGGATGTGCCTGTTTTTACATCAGGGACTGACGTTAAACCTTCAGACATAGCCAAGCAAGGTTTAGAAGAGgccataaagaaaaaaatagatgtaGTCATAGTGGATACTGCTGGAAGGCTTCAG ATTGACAAAGCAATGATGGATGAGTTGAAAGAAGTGAAGCGGGCGTTGAATCCCACAGAAGTTTTGCTCGTTGTTGATGCAATGACGGGACAAGAAGCTGCAG CCTTGGTGACAACATTTAATCTAGAGATCGGGATAACAGGAGCCATTTTGTCAAAGCTGGACGGGGATTCTAGAGGTGGAGCAGCTTTGAGCGTCAAAGAG GTATCAGGAAAACCAATCAAACTTGTAGGGCGGGGAGAGCGTATGGAGGACCTTGAACCTTTCTACCCTGACCGTATGGCAGGACGAATCTTAGGAATGGGAGATGTCCTCTCTTTTGTGGAGAAGGCACAAGAAGTT ATGCGACAAGAAGATGCTGAAGAGCTGCAAAAGAAGATAATGAGTGCAAAATTTGACTTCAATGATTTCTTAAAGCAAACTCGAGCTGTTGCACGAATGGGCTCCATGACTCGTGTTATAGGAATGATCCCTGGTATGGGGAAG GTTACTCCTGCACAAATTCGAGAAGCAGAGAAGAGTTTAAAGATAATGGAAGCAATGATTGAGGCAATGACCCCAg AGGAAAGAGAGAAGCCCGAATTATTGGCAGAATCTCCTGCCAGGAGGAAAAGAGTTGCTCAAGATTCTGGGAAAACGGAGCAGCAG GTGAGTCAACTTGTTGCTCAACTCTTCCAAATGCGTGTACGAATGAAGAATTTGATGGGTGTAATGGAAGGTGGTTCCATTCCTGCACTGAGCAATCTCGAGGAGGCGCTCAAAGCTGACCAAAAG GCTCCTCCTGGTACTGCTAGGAGAAAGAGGAGACCAGGATCAAGGAGGCAGCTCGTAGACTCAGCATCAACAAGGCCAAGTCCCAGTGGTTTTGAGGCTGGGAACTAA
- the LOC122279097 gene encoding putative pentatricopeptide repeat-containing protein At3g11460, mitochondrial has translation MTVPQSLVSRTTKLLNLQSTKTTGASRVTTNPWNAHLREMANQCQFVHALTLYRQMLRSGDSPDVFTFPFVLKSCAALSLPISGAQLHCHVIKTGCKHEPFVQSSLISMYARCSSVQYARKVFDENGESSNRTDCYNALISGYTLNSRFHDGFALFRKMREAGVSVNSVTMLGLVPLCTLPVHLCLGLCLHGCCVKFGLDTQSSVANCLLTMYVKCGAIDYALELFNAMSNKDLITWNAMISGYAQNGLATRVLDLYHKMKLSEVHPDPVTFVGVLSSCTYLGAQKFGTEVERQIQSSGFSSNPFLCNALINMYARCGNLEKARSIFDHLREKSVVSWTAIIGGYGMHGHGEISVQLFDEMVGTGIRPDKAAFVSVLSACSHAGLTDKGLDYFAAMEMNYGLQPEPMHYSCVVDLLGRAGRLMEAKELIESMQVKPDGPVWGALLGACKIHKNVQLAEFAFERVMELDPMNIGYYVLLSNIYCEAENLEGVLEVRAMMRKRKLKKDPGYSYVEYEGRVHLFLAGDRTHPQTEEIYRMLDDLENLVKELGGFYKNDRERRNEELMSGMGVHSEKLAIAFGLLNTRPGTEIVVIKNLRICENCHQFIKLVSKIVDRQFVVRDATRFHHFKNGSCSCKDYW, from the coding sequence ATGACAGTCCCACAGTCCCTTGTCTCTCGCACAACGAAACTCCTGAACCTCCAAAGCACCAAAACCACAGGCGCAAGCAGAGTCACAACCAACCCATGGAACGCTCACCTAAGAGAAATGGCAAATCAATGCCAATTCGTCCATGCCCTCACTCTCTACCGCCAAATGCTCCGCTCTGGCGATTCACCCGATGTCTTCACCTTCCCTTTCGTTCTCAAATCCTGCGCCGCCCTCTCTCTCCCAATCTCCGGCGCACAGCTCCACTGCCACGTTATCAAAACCGGGTGCAAACACGAACCCTTCGTGCAATCTTCATTGATTTCGATGTACGCCAGATGCTCCTCTGTTCAGTATGCACGCAAAGTGTTCGATGAAAACGGTGAATCAAGTAATCGAACTGATTGTTACAATGCTCTGATATCTGGGTATACGTTGAACTCGAGATTTCATGATGGGTTCGCGTTGTTTCGTAAGATGAGGGAGGCAGGTGTCTCGGTTAATTCAGTAACGATGTTGGGGCTAGTACCTTTGTGTACGCTTCCCGTGCATTTGTGTCTTGGGTTGTGTCTTCACGGTTGCTGTGTTAAGTTTGGGTTGGACACTCAAAGCTCTGTAGCAAACTGTTTGCTGACAATGTATGTGAAATGTGGGGCAATTGATTATGCGCTAGAGTTGTTCAATGCGATGTCTAATAAGGATTTAATTACTTGGAATGCAATGATTTCTGGGTATGCTCAAAATGGGTTGGCCACCCGGGTTTTGGACCTTTATCATAAGATGAAGTTGAGTGAAGTTCATCCTGATCCTGTGACATTTGTTGGGGTTCTCTCATCTTGCACTTACCTTGGTGCCCAAAAGTTTGGTACTGAAGTAGAACGGCAGATACAGAGCAGTGGATTCAGTTCCAACCCTTTTTTGTGCAATGCCCTGATTAACATGTATGCTAGATGTGGTAATTTGGAAAAGGCTCGTAGTATATTTGACCATTTGCGTGAGAAAAGTGTAGTTTCATGGACAGCAATCATAGGTGGGTATGGAATGCATGGACATGGAGAAATTTCAGTGCAGCTCTTTGATGAAATGGTTGGGACCGGAATTAGACCTGATAAAGCAGCTTTTGTGAGTGTTTTGTCCGCGTGTAGTCACGCTGGACTAACTGATAAAGGCTTGGATTATTTTGCTGCAATGGAGATGAATTATGGGTTGCAGCCAGAACCAATGCACTACTCTTGTGTGGTGGATCTTTTAGGCCGGGCCGGTCGACTCATGGAAGCTAAGGAGCTTATTGAGTCGATGCAGGTGAAGCCTGACGGTCCAGTTTGGGGGGCCCTTTTGGGTGCCtgtaaaattcataaaaatgtaCAGCTAGCAGAATTCGCTTTTGAACGAGTCATGGAGCTTGACCCAATGAATATCGGTTATTATGTTTTGTTATCAAATATATACTGTGAAGCAGAGAATTTGGAGGGAGTCTTAGAGGTTCGGGCAATGATGAGAAAGCGAAAGCTCAAAAAGGACCCTGGCTATAGCTATGTTGAATATGAAGGGAGAGTTCACCTTTTCTTGGCTGGGGATAGAACTCACCCTCAAACAGAGGAGATATATAGAATGTTGGATGACTTGGAAAATCTAGTAAAGGAACTTGGCGGCTTTTATAAGAATGATCgagaaagaagaaatgaagaacttATGAGCGGCATGGGAGTGCACAGTGAAAAGCTTGCAATTGCATTTGGGCTCTTAAATACTCGACCAGGGACAGAGATTGTTGTGATAAAGAACCTGAGGATCTGTGAAAATTGTCACCAGTTTATAAAGTTGGTTAGCAAGATCGTGGATAGGCAGTTCGTTGTTAGAGATGCAACTCGTTTCCATCATTTCAAGAACGGGTCCTGTTCTTGCAAAGATTATTGGTGA
- the LOC122279098 gene encoding rho GTPase-activating protein 5, with product MTDVLQSASHFPSPSSSSTPNGGSHPLTLINGPTIDDRLDIEEGEEGVGEGDRKSEERDREGDQLSLLTLLVAAFRKSLIRCSTAGSGKLSSMEIGRPSNVRHVAHVTFDRFHGFLGLPVEFEPEVPRRAPSASANVFGVSTESMQLSFDARGNSVPTILLMMQRQLYAQGGLQAEGIFRINAENSQEEYVREQLNRGVIPANIDVHCLAGLIKAWFRELPTGVLDTLSPEQVMQSQSEDECTQLVRLLPSTEAALMDWAINLMSDVAQLEYQNKMNAHNVAMVFAPNMTQMADPLTALMYAVQVMNFLKTLIVKTLREREESRVESPTFPRLEPSDEDGYQSSSQLCVEGAKEEGNSVEERVFGCKDPAFESPDHAIQGVTPIERGPCIEIVTPEESQSLLDTHPCEDISQVNLLVSGLADSLTGLSGGVEKTISKSKTVQSSLPSFKKGSRKVNEGLVSLAAGRAEKTKGPGIVGRINSRTELFEAWR from the exons ATGACTGATGTACTCCAATCCGCATCTCACTTCCCTTCACCTTCAAGCTCTTCCACACCCAATGGTGGGTCACACCCACTTACCCTTATTAACGGCCCCACAATAGATGACCGTTTGGATATAGAGGAGGGAGAGGAAGGAGTTGGAGAAGGAGACAGGAAAAGCGAGGAAAGAGACAGAGAGGGAGATCAGCTGTCTCTTTTGACACTTTTGGTGGCTGCTTTTAGGAAGTCGTTGATTAGGTGTAGTACTGCTGGGTCAGGGAAGCTCTCTTCTATGGAGATTGGGCGGCCTTCCAATGTCAGGCACGTTGCCCATGTCACTTTCGATCGCTTCCATGGCTTTCTTGGTCTGCCTGTTGAGTTTGAGCCTGAAGTTCCCAGAAGGGCACCCAGTGCCAG TGCAAATGTTTTTGGGGTTTCAACGGAATCTATGCAGCTTTCATTTGATGCAAGAGGAAATAGTGTGCCAACAATATTGCTGATGATGCAAAGGCAATTGTATGCACAAGGAGGCTTGCAG GCGGAAGGAATCTTCAGAATTAATGCTGAGAACAGTCAAGAGGAGTATGTTAGGGAACAATTAAATAGGGGTGTCATACCAGCTAACATTGATGTGCACTGCTTGGCCGGTCTTATAAAG GCTTGGTTTAGAGAGCTCCCAACTGGTGTTTTGGACACCCTCTCGCCAGAACAGGTGATGCAATCGCAGTCGGAAGATGAGTGTACTCAGCTTGTGAGGCTACTTCCTTCAACAGAAGCTGCTCTGATGGACTGGGCAATAAACCTAATGTCTGATGTTGCACAACTGGAATACCAGAACAAGATGAATGCTCACAATGTTGCTATGGTTTTTGCACCAAACATGACTCAG ATGGCAGACCCCTTGACTGCATTGATGTATGCAGTCCAGGTGATGAACTTTCTCAAAACTCTTATTGTTAAGACATTAAGAGAAAGAGAAGAGTCCAGGGTAGAGTCACCTACTTTTCCTCGACTAGAGCCTTCTGATGAGGACGGCTATCAAAGCTCTTCACAACTATGTGTTGAGGGGGCGAAAGAGGAGGGCAACAGTGTTGAAGAGAGAGTTTTTGGCTGCAAAGACCCGGCTTTTGAGAGCCCTGATCATGCTATTCAAGGTGTCACTCCAATTGAACGTGGACCTTGTATTGAAATTGTCACTCCTGAGGAGAGTCAGTCTCTGCTCGATACTCATCCGTGCGAGGATATATCTCAAGTGAATCTCTTAGTAAGTGGACTGGCAGATAGTTTAACAGGCTTGAGTGGAGGGGTTGAAAAAACTATTTCCAAGAGCAAAACTGTACAATCAAGTTTACCAAGTTTCAAGAAGGGATCCAGAAAGGTCAATGAAGGCCTCGTGTCTCTGGCGGCAGGACGTGCGGAGAAAACCAAGGGACCTGGAATTGTTGGGCGTATAAACTCGAGGACGGAGCTGTTCGAAGCTTGGCGTTGA
- the LOC122279099 gene encoding probable small nuclear ribonucleoprotein G isoform X2, which produces MSRSGQPPDLKKYMDKKLQIKLNANRMVVGTLRGFDQFMNLVIDNTVEVNGNDKNDIGMVVIRGNSVVTVEALEPVNRN; this is translated from the exons ATGAGCAGATCGGGCCAGCCACCAGATCTCAAGAA ATATATGGACAAGAAGCTTCAGA TCAAGTTAAATGCAAATCGAATGGTCGTTGGTACGCTACGTGGTTTTGACCAGTTTATGAACCTAGTGATTGACAACACTGTGGAAGTGAATGGCaatgataaaaatgatataGGCATGGTG GTTATCAGAGGAAATAGTGTTGTCACTGTCGAGGCTCTTGAACCAGTAAACAGAAATTAG
- the LOC122279099 gene encoding probable small nuclear ribonucleoprotein G isoform X1 translates to MSRSGQPPDLKKYMDKKLQIGLKKSLSFIVLVVCGLQKRFWPKCGLLVKLNANRMVVGTLRGFDQFMNLVIDNTVEVNGNDKNDIGMVVIRGNSVVTVEALEPVNRN, encoded by the exons ATGAGCAGATCGGGCCAGCCACCAGATCTCAAGAA ATATATGGACAAGAAGCTTCAGA TTGGTTTGAAAAAAAGTTTGAGTTTTATTGTACTCGTTGTTTGTGGTCttcagaagagattctggcccAAGTGCGGGTTACTTG TCAAGTTAAATGCAAATCGAATGGTCGTTGGTACGCTACGTGGTTTTGACCAGTTTATGAACCTAGTGATTGACAACACTGTGGAAGTGAATGGCaatgataaaaatgatataGGCATGGTG GTTATCAGAGGAAATAGTGTTGTCACTGTCGAGGCTCTTGAACCAGTAAACAGAAATTAG
- the LOC122279797 gene encoding auxin-induced protein 15A-like codes for MVGKKMVSFKKLAKKVKVLGRVAHEELTYHECLLKEFEEASLSPKTPTGFFAAYIGEERQRFAVPTSFLSHPLFKMLLEKSYNEFGFEQSTGLVVPCSVSTFQEVLKAVQCSNGKFDFGKLVEEFI; via the coding sequence ATggtggggaagaaaatggtgtcTTTCAAGAAACTAGCGAAGAAGGTAAAGGTTCTGGGTAGAGTTGCTCATGAGGAACTAACATATCATGAATGTTTGCTCAAGGAATTTGAGGAAGCTTCTCTTTCTCCCAAAACGCCAACAGGGTTCTTTGCGGCATATATAGGAGAGGAGCGCCAAAGGTTTGCGGTTCCAACCAGCTTTCTCTCACACCCATTGTTCAAGATGTTGTTGGAGAAGTCATACAACGAGTTTGGGTTCGAGCAAAGCACTGGCCTGGTAGTTCCATGCAGCGTGTCTACTTTCCAAGAGGTCTTAAAAGCTGTACAGTGCAGCAATGGGAAGTTTGACTTTGGGAAACTGGTTGAGGAGTTCATTTAG